One Terriglobales bacterium genomic window carries:
- a CDS encoding quinone oxidoreductase → MNAILVEKVGGPEALVLREVETPKPGPGQALVRIAATGVNYIDVYHRSGQYPVSLPFVPGMEAAGVVEETGDESDVKPGDAVAWAMTLGAYAEHALVPSSRLVRLPAGIDARSAAAAMLQGMTAHYLVTSTFQLKAGDTALIHAAAGGVGLLLVQFAKRAGARVIGTVSSDAKAQLARQAGADHVILYTQQDFALETRRLTDGKGVAVVYDSVGRDTFDKSLEALAPRGMLVLFGQASGAVEPLDLRRLQKGSFFLTRPGLAQHVATREELRWRAGEVLGLVATGELQLRIEKTYPLREAAQSHRDLESRRTAGKLLLIP, encoded by the coding sequence ATGAACGCCATCCTTGTCGAGAAGGTGGGAGGGCCGGAAGCATTGGTCTTGCGGGAGGTAGAAACTCCTAAGCCGGGACCGGGGCAGGCTCTGGTGCGAATCGCCGCGACGGGAGTCAACTACATCGATGTGTATCACCGCTCAGGGCAGTATCCGGTAAGCCTTCCGTTCGTTCCCGGCATGGAAGCCGCCGGCGTAGTGGAAGAGACAGGCGACGAATCCGACGTGAAGCCAGGTGACGCCGTGGCTTGGGCGATGACGCTGGGGGCTTACGCCGAACACGCGCTGGTGCCTTCCTCGCGGCTGGTGCGGCTGCCCGCCGGCATCGATGCCCGGTCGGCGGCCGCGGCCATGCTGCAGGGCATGACCGCGCATTACCTGGTCACTTCCACCTTCCAGCTCAAGGCAGGCGATACGGCGCTCATTCACGCCGCGGCTGGAGGAGTCGGCCTGCTGCTGGTTCAGTTCGCCAAGCGCGCAGGGGCACGCGTGATCGGCACTGTCTCCAGCGACGCCAAGGCGCAACTGGCGCGCCAGGCGGGCGCGGACCACGTCATCCTCTACACGCAACAGGACTTCGCCCTGGAAACACGGCGGCTCACCGACGGCAAAGGTGTCGCCGTGGTCTACGACTCGGTCGGGCGCGACACTTTCGACAAGAGCCTGGAGGCGCTCGCGCCACGCGGCATGCTGGTGCTTTTCGGTCAGGCCAGTGGCGCAGTTGAGCCGTTAGACCTGCGCCGGCTGCAAAAAGGGTCGTTCTTCCTTACCCGTCCCGGCCTCGCCCAGCATGTCGCGACGCGCGAGGAACTGCGGTGGCGAGCCGGCGAGGTCCTCGGGCTCGTCGCAACCGGCGAGTTGCAACTGAGGATTGAAAAGACCTACCCCTTGCGGGAAGCGGCGCAGTCGCATCGGGATCTGGAGAGCCGCAGGACCGCGGGAAAGTTGCTGCTCATCCCCTAA
- a CDS encoding radical SAM protein, producing MPVRPYLFYDVALSLCSACFRKVEGKIVFQDDKVFLLKRCPEHGNEKVLIADDVEYYRRCREVFIKPPEMPLVFNTPVKWGCPYDCGLCSDHQQHSCLSLVEICDYCNLKCPICYAESGPARMQFRSLREIEFMLDAVVRNEGRPDVLQVSGGEPTLHPDFFAVLDLAKQRPIRHLMLNTNGIRIAQEEDFARRLAEYMPDFEVYLQFDSFERDALMELRGADLRRVREQALERLNRLGVSTTLVVTLKKGLNDGEVGRIIDYALQQPCVRGVTFQPIQAAGRLEQFDPATDRLTLTEVRRRILEQSSVFRPEDVIPVPCHPDSLAMGYALKLNGKVVPLTGMIDPQVLINAGRNTIVYEQDDAVREGVFKLFATNHSPRSGAGSLRELLCCLPMLAAPPDLSYENVFRVLIIQFIDAYSFDVRSVKKTCIHIVHPDGRLIPFDTYNLFYRDELERTRLAPLRQETEGLVQVG from the coding sequence CGACGTTGCGCTCTCCCTGTGCTCCGCTTGCTTTCGCAAGGTGGAAGGCAAGATCGTCTTCCAGGACGACAAGGTCTTCCTGCTCAAGCGCTGCCCGGAACATGGCAACGAAAAGGTGCTGATTGCCGACGACGTCGAATACTACCGGCGCTGCCGGGAAGTGTTCATCAAGCCGCCGGAGATGCCGCTGGTGTTCAACACGCCGGTGAAGTGGGGTTGCCCCTACGATTGCGGCTTGTGCAGCGACCATCAGCAGCACTCCTGCCTTTCGCTGGTGGAGATCTGCGACTACTGCAACCTGAAGTGCCCCATCTGCTACGCCGAGAGCGGCCCGGCGCGCATGCAGTTCCGCTCGCTGCGGGAAATCGAATTCATGCTGGACGCCGTGGTACGCAACGAAGGCCGGCCGGACGTGCTGCAGGTCTCGGGCGGCGAGCCTACCCTGCACCCCGACTTCTTCGCCGTGCTCGACCTGGCCAAGCAGCGCCCCATCCGCCACCTGATGTTGAACACCAACGGCATCCGCATCGCGCAGGAGGAGGACTTCGCCAGGCGCCTGGCCGAGTACATGCCGGACTTCGAGGTCTATCTCCAGTTTGACTCTTTCGAACGCGACGCGCTCATGGAACTGCGCGGCGCGGACCTGCGCCGGGTGCGCGAGCAGGCGCTCGAGCGGCTGAACCGGCTGGGCGTTTCCACCACGTTGGTAGTCACGCTCAAGAAGGGACTGAACGACGGCGAAGTCGGACGCATCATCGACTACGCTTTGCAGCAACCCTGTGTGCGCGGCGTGACCTTCCAGCCCATCCAGGCCGCAGGCCGGCTGGAGCAGTTCGATCCGGCGACCGACCGGCTCACGCTGACGGAAGTGCGGCGCAGGATCCTCGAACAATCGTCCGTCTTCCGCCCCGAGGATGTGATCCCGGTTCCCTGCCATCCGGATTCACTGGCGATGGGTTACGCGCTCAAGCTGAACGGCAAGGTCGTGCCGCTGACGGGGATGATCGATCCCCAGGTGCTGATCAACGCCGGGCGCAACACCATCGTGTACGAACAGGACGATGCGGTGCGCGAAGGCGTGTTCAAACTGTTCGCCACCAATCACTCGCCGCGCTCGGGCGCAGGCTCGCTGCGCGAGCTGCTGTGCTGCCTGCCCATGCTGGCCGCGCCACCCGACCTCAGCTACGAAAACGTCTTCCGCGTGCTCATCATCCAGTTCATCGACGCCTATTCCTTCGACGTGCGCTCGGTGAAAAAGACCTGCATCCACATCGTGCATCCCGACGGACGTCTGATTCCGTTCGACACCTACAATCTTTTCTATCGGGATGAATTGGAACGTACACGCCTTGCGCCGCTCCGCCAGGAGACCGAAGGCCTGGTGCAGGTGGGCTAG
- a CDS encoding SpoIID/LytB domain-containing protein codes for MRKDRHTTTRRWPAAVLVLAVAPFLFSSGQPVESPTVRIGVFGLFRPQELVLRPAPGATVTIELGGSAMSLAGGQSAHLRLMKGGIECRGAGRRLVGKVLRARSPDAGEFQLAVPNKIERHYRGSLGVTASGGSLQPVITMDVETAVASAVAAESPPGAPLEALRAQAVVARSYYVAGRGRHSGFDFCDTTHCQFLRHPPEEDDPAWLATAATRGLVLSYQGEVLPALYSASCGGRTLTLAEAGLRSDGYPYFSVACPEHAKQWERRLSAADAERVVSAKRIEASRLEIGRRLGWDALPGNSYVVEENGDEVVLHGRGLGHGVGFCQQGASVLGAEGASFREILQHYYPSTEVIPARP; via the coding sequence ATGAGGAAAGACCGGCATACCACAACACGCCGCTGGCCGGCCGCGGTGCTAGTGCTGGCAGTGGCGCCGTTCCTGTTCTCTTCGGGACAGCCGGTTGAGTCACCCACCGTTCGCATCGGCGTGTTCGGACTTTTTCGGCCACAAGAGCTTGTGCTCCGCCCAGCGCCCGGAGCCACCGTAACCATCGAACTCGGCGGCAGCGCTATGTCGCTGGCCGGAGGGCAGAGCGCGCACCTGCGCCTGATGAAGGGCGGGATCGAATGCCGCGGAGCCGGGCGGCGACTGGTCGGCAAAGTGCTCCGGGCCCGGTCTCCGGATGCCGGCGAGTTCCAGTTAGCTGTGCCAAACAAGATCGAACGCCACTATCGCGGAAGCCTCGGCGTCACAGCCTCCGGTGGAAGCCTGCAACCGGTCATCACCATGGACGTCGAAACCGCGGTAGCCTCGGCGGTGGCGGCGGAAAGCCCGCCTGGCGCGCCGCTGGAGGCGCTGAGGGCACAGGCGGTGGTGGCGCGCTCGTACTACGTCGCGGGACGCGGCCGCCACTCGGGCTTCGACTTTTGTGACACCACGCACTGCCAGTTCCTGCGCCATCCGCCGGAGGAGGATGATCCGGCCTGGCTTGCGACGGCGGCCACGCGCGGGCTAGTGCTCAGCTATCAGGGAGAGGTGCTGCCTGCGCTTTATTCGGCCAGTTGTGGCGGTCGCACTCTCACGCTGGCCGAGGCAGGGCTGAGGAGTGATGGCTATCCGTATTTCTCGGTCGCCTGTCCTGAACACGCCAAACAGTGGGAGCGGCGGCTGTCTGCCGCTGATGCAGAACGGGTCGTATCGGCAAAGCGCATCGAAGCCTCGCGCCTCGAGATCGGACGGCGACTAGGCTGGGACGCGCTTCCAGGCAACAGCTATGTGGTCGAAGAAAACGGCGACGAAGTCGTGCTTCACGGCCGCGGTCTGGGTCACGGCGTGGGCTTCTGCCAGCAGGGAGCCAGCGTACTGGGCGCCGAAGGCGCCAGCTTCCGTGAGATTCTGCAGCACTACTATCCGAGCACGGAAGTCATACCCGCTCGTCCCTGA
- a CDS encoding penicillin-binding transpeptidase domain-containing protein, whose product MTRILRFVAVALALLVLGWPAPPASAGSGTVPDLYAHSVARALEQRFDDQDLSFLLLHARTSEILGARWEDADQPVPMGSLLKPFTALAWGETHSFRYPEHVCHGTRGGCWLPRGHGRLGLTAAVAHSCNAYFHALAEGMHAEDVSSVLRRYGLPQLPPEAAGDELFGAGNHWRAQPAAVARAYVRLVKRAEDPGAHEIVHGMMLSAELGTGSAVGHAVPEHAALVKTGTAPCQHARHAPGDGFVVLLYPAASPQFVLLVRRHGKPGSEAAAVAGEMLRFIAGTEEGS is encoded by the coding sequence ATGACCCGAATCCTCAGGTTCGTGGCCGTCGCACTGGCTCTGCTTGTGCTGGGGTGGCCCGCGCCTCCAGCTTCAGCCGGTTCTGGAACCGTGCCCGACCTCTACGCCCATTCGGTGGCGCGCGCGCTGGAGCAACGCTTCGACGACCAGGATCTTTCCTTCCTTCTGCTGCATGCGCGCACGAGCGAGATTCTCGGCGCGCGCTGGGAAGATGCCGACCAGCCCGTCCCCATGGGCTCGCTGCTCAAACCGTTCACGGCCCTGGCCTGGGGTGAAACCCATTCCTTCCGCTATCCCGAGCACGTTTGCCACGGTACGCGCGGAGGCTGCTGGCTTCCGCGCGGCCACGGACGACTTGGCCTGACGGCCGCCGTGGCCCATTCCTGCAACGCCTACTTCCACGCCCTGGCAGAAGGAATGCACGCCGAGGACGTTTCCTCGGTGCTGCGGCGCTACGGGCTCCCGCAATTACCACCGGAAGCTGCCGGAGATGAACTGTTCGGCGCCGGCAATCATTGGCGCGCTCAGCCGGCGGCTGTCGCGCGCGCCTACGTTCGCCTGGTGAAACGCGCCGAGGACCCCGGTGCTCACGAGATCGTCCACGGCATGATGCTCTCGGCTGAGCTGGGTACCGGAAGCGCCGTCGGCCACGCTGTGCCCGAGCATGCGGCGCTGGTCAAGACCGGCACCGCGCCCTGCCAGCATGCCAGGCACGCACCCGGCGACGGATTCGTGGTCTTGCTCTATCCAGCCGCTTCTCCGCAGTTCGTGCTGCTGGTACGCAGGCACGGGAAGCCGGGCTCGGAAGCCGCAGCGGTCGCGGGAGAGATGCTGCGCTTTATTGCGGGCACCGAAGAAGGATCATGA